In Tachysurus vachellii isolate PV-2020 chromosome 3, HZAU_Pvac_v1, whole genome shotgun sequence, one genomic interval encodes:
- the LOC132842297 gene encoding ankyrin repeat domain-containing protein 9-like, whose product MGGTCDERKFSFYQAVKQHEPVQMLEDMRYMEIFHWEECSHQRTYTPSEALMYAIVHDHRAYAQYLVNEFSDGAFAMPGENVCCSHSSAPHLALAVHYNRKEIMALILQETSWSYMNRGECEHMDEGRTPLHMACELLHSDAVMLLLASGASPQAEDRDGMTPLDLILEQLRASKVNTRAKMLCLERLLMFKPELRFKMKSSLKNDPEYWSNVLGEETFNYLVGRTPGTLFLLAMQTILAQLPSREFFKSLDELPVPVFLKPL is encoded by the coding sequence TGGCACGTGCGATGAACGCAAGTTCTCTTTTTACCAAGCTGTAAAGCAACATGAACCTGTGCAGATGTTGGAAGACATGCGGTACATGGAGATATTTCACTGGGAAGAATGCAGCCACCAACGGACATACACTCCGTCTGAGGCACTGATGTATGCCATCGTGCACGACCACCGAGCATACGCACAATACTTGGTGAATGAGTTCTCAGATGGTGCTTTTGCCATGCCAGGTGAGAATGTCTGCTGCAGTCATTCATCTGCTCCACACCTAGCCTTGGCTGTCCACTACAACAGGAAGGAAATAATGGCTCTCATTCTTCAAGAGACTTCTTGGTCCTACATGAACCGGGGAGAATGCGAGCACATGGATGAGGGCAGAACTCCACTCCATATGGCATGTGAGCTGTTACACTCAGATGCTGTCATGCTGTTACTGGCAAGCGGGGCTTCACCACAAGCTGAGGATCGCGATGGTATGACACCGCTGGATCTCATTCTGGAACAGCTACGAGCCTCCAAAGTGAACACACGTGCCAAGATGTTATGCCTGGAAAGGCTGCTCATGTTCAAGCCTGAATTGCGGTTCAAAATGAAGAGCTCACTGAAAAATGATCCAGAGTACTGGTCCAATGTTCTGGGAGAGGAGACGTTTAACTACCTGGTCGGAAGAACTCCAGGGACACTCTTTCTCTTAGCTATGCAAACAATTCTGGCTCAACTACCTTCTCGTGAATTTTTCAAAAGTCTGGACGAACTGCCCGTTCCAGTTTTTCTGAAACCCCTCTGA